The nucleotide sequence CGAATTCAGCAATTGAAAATTTAGATAAAATTGCTACAGAACAAGGCTATAGTGTGGGATCATTTAATCTCAATAATAATACTCTATCAGCTTGGACAAAATTAACTCCTGTGGTTTTGCAGAAAAAGGATAAAGCTAAAACTCAAACCCGGTTAATTCAAGCGAATGCAAAAGGGGTACATTCAACGGTGGGGAAATATGAAATTTTTACGACTTCTGTTGAAGCGATGGATGAAGCTTTAGAAGTGGCAAAAACAGCTAATTTGATTACTGAAGATCCCGATTTTAAAGCCAGTCTTGAAGTTTTACCGCAAATCAATGATGGTTATTTCTATCTGAATTGGCTAACCAGTCGAGACTTTTTGAATCAACAATTACCGTTGTTTAAATTAGTGGAACTTTCCGCTAAACCGTTTTTTGATAATTTGCGATCGTTTACAATTAGTAGTAGCGATCGCGTCGGAAATGTTCAACACGCAACGGTATTTTTAAGACTGCGTTAGTTAATCCAATAAACTCGGTTTCTTAGAAACCGGGTTTCTGTCTAAACTGTAAATCTAAAATCAGAGGTTAAACGATGATGAACTTACTCAATCTTTCTCTCCCTGAGTCAATTCAAACTTTTGTTGAACACCAAGTTGTTAAAGGAGGTTATGCTAATGCTAACGAATATATCCTAGATTTGCTGCGTCAAGAACAAGTAAAAATAGAACGAGTTGAATCTTTATTATTAGAAGGGTTAGAAAGTGGTGAACCGATAGAGTTAACAGATGAATGGTGGGATCAAAAACGTTCTCAATTAATACAACATTTTCAACCAGAGTAATGACTAAAAGAATTATAATCACTCCTAAAGCCAGCCAAGATATTGATGATCATTTTATGTATATTTCTTCGAGAAATCAGAATGCAGCATTACGTTTTTTTGATGCAGTCCGTGAAACCTTAGCAAACTTGGCTAGAATGTCAGAAATAGGGGGTTTGTATCCTATTAATAATGTTCGTTTAGAAAAGTTAAGGAGATGGTCAGTTAAAGGATTTGAAAAGTATTTAATCTTTTATTTATCCTTTGAAGATCGGATTTTAATTGTTCGCATTCTTCACTCGGCTAGAGATATTGAAAGAATTTTAACAGAAGAATAACGGTTGACTATTCTTGATAAAAGCAAGCGAGCGAGGACGCTCGCACTACTACAATTTAACGATTTAAAACCCGTTTTAACGCCGATAAGAATAACAGAACATTTTCAGGACGGCTATTATATCCCATTAACCCAATTCGCCAAACTTGACCCGCTAATTCTCCTAAACCGTTGCCGATTTCAATATTATATTCGGTCAATAATTGACGAGAAATCGCTTTTCCATCCACCCCTTCAGGAATGCGAACCGTTGTTAATGTAGGTAAACGATAATCTTCGTGAACATGACAAACTAATCCCAAATCGTTTAACCCCTCCCATAATAATTTAGCATTAGTTAGATGACGATTCCAACTAGCTTCTAATCCTTCTTGGGCTAAAATTCTGAGAGCTTCTCGCAAGGCATAATTCATATTAACGGGGGCAGTATGGTGATAGACTCGATCCTGACCCCAATATTGAGACAGAAGCGATACATCTAAATACCAATTCGCCACTTTTGTTGAACGATTTTTTAATTTTTCAACAGCGCGAGGACTCATGGTAAACGGCCCTAAACCGGGGGGACAACCTAACCCTTTTTGACTACAACTATAAGATAAATCCACACCCCAACTATCCAAAAATAAGGGCACACCGCCTAAACTGGTAACGGTATCAACTAATAGCAAACAATCAAATTCTCGACACAATGCGCCCAACCCTTCCAACGGTTGACAAGCGCCTGTAGACGTTTCCGCATGAACTATTGCTAACACCTTGGGACGATGGGTTTCCAGCCCTTGCCGCAGTTCTTCCAAACTAAACACCCGACCCCAGGGTTTGACTAATTTTCGCACATCGGCCCCATAACGGCCCGCCATATCGACTAACCGATAGCCAAAATATCCCATTATCCCCACTAAAACCACGTCTCCAGGTTCAACAATATTCGCCAGAGTCGCCTCCATTGCAGCGCTTCCCGTCCCACTTATGGGGATAGTCATGGGGTTATCGGTTTGCCAAGCATAGCGCAACAGGGTTTGTACCTCGTTCATCAGTTGCAGAAAATAGGGGTCAAGGTGTCCGATGGGAGACATCGCCAGCGCTTGTAATACACGGGGGTTGGCATTGGATGGCCCCGGCCCTAATAACAGACGGGGAGGAACATTCAACTCTGGGGGAATAACTCGATTTTTATCATTAACCGCAGGTGAAACTAAACTCATAAATCATTTTTGACTCAATACTATTATTATGCTGTAGAATGATCTTAATTGATGTTAAGAAGATTGACATTTTTCTATTCAAGAAAACCGATGCAAGTCACTAAAACCTTATTTCAAAATAAAATCCTCAATAATGCTATTCGCAATTTTACCTTTCCTGATGATTTGCTAGACCGTCATGAAATTCTTCAACGTTGGATTAATACCTTAAAAGCAGGAACACTAGAAAAAGTTAAAGAAACGTCTTTACAAGGGGATTTTTTAAAAGATATTTTTCAGGATATTTTAGGATATCGGTCTGTGATTTCAGGAGAGGGGAAAACCTGGGAAATTCACGCCGAACAAACGATTTCTGATGGGGGTGGATTTGCTGATGGTGCGTTAGGATTATTTACAGCAATTGAAGGGAAAGCGGGAAAGGTTAAACTTCAGGGTAAAATTATTGCACCGATTGAATTAAAAAGTGCTAAAAACGATTTAGATCGACCTGCACCCGGACGCAAACTTTCTGCGGTTGAACAAGGTTGGCAATATGCGAATTATACTGAAAATTGTCGTTGGGTGATTGTCTCTAATTATCGAGAATTACGTCTTTATCAACTTACTAAGACACCCGCTTACTTTGAACGTTTTTTATTAACTGACTTAGAAGCGATCGCTAATTTCAAAAAGCTTTATTATTTACTCTGTCGGACTAACTTTTTACCCAAAACCGGACAACAACAATCTATTATAGATCGGTTATTGGCTGATTCCGATACCGCACAACAAGAAATTACAGAACAACTCTATCAAGATTATTATAATGTCCGAATTAATCTCGTTAATCATTTTTGCTTCACCGGGCCTAAAAATCTCCCAAATCGAGATAATATTTTAATTGAGAAAGCTCAAAAAACCTTAGATAGAATTTTATTTTTAGCCTTTTGTCAAGATAGAGGGTTATTACCTAAAAACACCCTAAATAATGCTCATGATTACAAAGATCCTTATCATACTAAATTAATTTGGGATAATTATAAATCAGTATTTTCTTGGGTCGATAAAGGAAATGAAGATCCGCCAATTCCAGGTTATAATGGGGGATTATTTGAACATGATCCGTTATTAGATGAACAGTTAACGGTTCCTGACCCGCTTTGTACACAACTCAAAAATTTAACTAAATATGACTTTGAAACTGAGGTTTCTGTTGATATTTTAGGACATATTTTTGAACAATCAATTACAGATTTAGAAGCCTTAAAAGCTAAAACTCAAAACCAAGATTTTAATCAAAAATCAGGGAAACGCAAAACCCAAGGAATTTTTTATACTCCAGCGTTTATTACTCAATATATTGTGCAGGTAGCCTTGGGAGCTTATCTCAAACAAAAAGAAGATGAATTGCGCGATCGCTTTCAATTAAATATTACCACAAAAACACCTAAAAAGCAACAAAAATCGGCAGAAATTGAATTTTGGCAAACCTATCGAGATCAAATTTTAAAACAAACCAAAGTTTGTGATCCCGCTTGCGGCTCTGGGGCATTTTTAATCGCGGCTTTTGATTATTTATTCCAAGATTATCAACGAGTTAATCAAGCCTTATCTTCCCTATTAATAACGCCAGAAACAGAGTTAGAACGTTTAGATACAATGATTTTAACTCAAAACTTATATGGAGTTGATTTATCGGCGGAGTCGGTCGAAATTACTAAATTATCCCTGTGGTTAAAAACGGCTGAACCTGGAAAATCCTTAACGGATTTAGATGATAATATTAAACAAGGTAATTCTATTATTGCTGATGCTGACTTTACCGATAAACCCTTTAACTGGGAAACAGAATTTCCAGAAGTCTTTGCTAAGGGTGGGTTTGATGTGGTGATCGGAAATCCTCCCTATGTCCGACAAGAATTATTATCTCCAATTAAACCCTATTTAAAAGATCATTATCAATCCTATAATGGGGTAGCTGATTTATACGCTTATTTCTATGAAAAAGGGTTAAATATCCTCAAACCTGCTGGAAAATTATCTTATATTGTTACGAATAAATGGTTAAAAGCGGGTTATGGTGAACCCTTGCGTCGGTTTTTTATTGAAAATAGCACTTTTGAGCAAATTATTGATTTTGGACACGCCCCAATTTTTGAGGATGCAGATACTTTTCCCTGTATTATATCGGTTTATAAACTATCTCCCTCTCAAGTTGAAACCACTGAACTCAAAACCTCTATTCCTTCTGAATTTAATGTTAAACTTTGTCCAATTCCAAAAGAAAAATTAGTTAATATTAACTTAACTCAATATGTCCAAAATCAAGGTTATGATGTGGCTTGGTCAAGGTTTACAAGTGAATCTTGGAATTTAGAACGTCCAGACGTTGAGGAGTTAATGAATAAAATTCAGCGTGTGGGAATTCCTCTTAAAGATTTCGCCGGAGTTAAACCGTTATATGGAATTAAAACTGGGTTAAATGAAGCCTTTTTAATTGATGATGAGACTAAAAATAAAATTGTTCAAGCTGACCCAAAATCCGCCGAAATTATTAAACCTTTACTCCGAGGTCAGGATATTAAACGGTGGTATTCTACATCAGAAAATTTATGGATAATTTTTACTAGACGAGGGTTAGAAATTGATGATTATCCGGCTATTAAAAATCATCTCAATTCCTATCGCCAAAAATTAGAACCTTGTCCTAAAAATTGGAATAAAAACCAAGAGGGGGAATGGTTGGGACGCAAAGCCGGTCATTATCAATGGTATGAAATTCAAGATGCAGTAGATTATTGGGAAATTTTGGAACAACCCAAAATCCTTTATCAAGAAATTAATACCTATCCAGCTTATACAATAGATAGGAACAATTACTATGTCAATAATAAAGTTTTTATTTTACCGAAGGCAGATTTTTATATTTGCGGTTGTCTTAACTCGCCTTTAGGTTGGTGGATAGCTTATCAATTATTTCCCAAAATGATCGGAGATTCTGTTACACCGCGTGGAGATTTAATGATTAATTTTCCTATCGGAGAACCTACAGATCAAATTCGTGATGAAGTTGAATCAATTGTTACTCGCTTAATTGAAATCACAAAAACAAATCAAACCGCTAATGATGATGTTTTAACTTGGTTACAAATTCAATATAAAGTTAAAAAAATTAGTCGAAAATTAGAAAGTTTTGCCGACCTGAGTTTTGAAGAATTAATCGAAGAAGTGATCAAACAATTACCAAAAAGTAAATCATCTGATCCTTTAGGAGTCAAAGGATTAAAATCAATACGAGAAGCTTATAACGAATATGTACCCGCCATTCAAACTCGCAAACAAGAAGCACTAAACTTAGAAAAACGGTTATCGGATTTAGTCAATCAAGCCTATCAATTAACCCCAGAAGAAATAGAATTAATCTGGAAAACAGCACCCCCTAGAATGCCCTTTTATCCCAGTTAATTTAACAGAAGATCCCTTTCTAGGGTATAGCACTACGCATTACAGTTAGGACACTTCTAAATCCAGCAAACTCATTCCCTGTTCCCTGTTCCCTGTTCCCTATTCCCTATTCCCTATTCCCTGTTCCCTGTTCCCTGCTATAAAAACACTAGCGATTCACCCCGGAGAATGGCAAAATTGAAA is from Planktothrix serta PCC 8927 and encodes:
- a CDS encoding ribbon-helix-helix domain-containing protein; this translates as MMNLLNLSLPESIQTFVEHQVVKGGYANANEYILDLLRQEQVKIERVESLLLEGLESGEPIELTDEWWDQKRSQLIQHFQPE
- a CDS encoding type II toxin-antitoxin system RelE/ParE family toxin; amino-acid sequence: MTKRIIITPKASQDIDDHFMYISSRNQNAALRFFDAVRETLANLARMSEIGGLYPINNVRLEKLRRWSVKGFEKYLIFYLSFEDRILIVRILHSARDIERILTEE
- a CDS encoding pyridoxal-phosphate-dependent aminotransferase family protein; translated protein: MSLVSPAVNDKNRVIPPELNVPPRLLLGPGPSNANPRVLQALAMSPIGHLDPYFLQLMNEVQTLLRYAWQTDNPMTIPISGTGSAAMEATLANIVEPGDVVLVGIMGYFGYRLVDMAGRYGADVRKLVKPWGRVFSLEELRQGLETHRPKVLAIVHAETSTGACQPLEGLGALCREFDCLLLVDTVTSLGGVPLFLDSWGVDLSYSCSQKGLGCPPGLGPFTMSPRAVEKLKNRSTKVANWYLDVSLLSQYWGQDRVYHHTAPVNMNYALREALRILAQEGLEASWNRHLTNAKLLWEGLNDLGLVCHVHEDYRLPTLTTVRIPEGVDGKAISRQLLTEYNIEIGNGLGELAGQVWRIGLMGYNSRPENVLLFLSALKRVLNR
- a CDS encoding Eco57I restriction-modification methylase domain-containing protein gives rise to the protein MQVTKTLFQNKILNNAIRNFTFPDDLLDRHEILQRWINTLKAGTLEKVKETSLQGDFLKDIFQDILGYRSVISGEGKTWEIHAEQTISDGGGFADGALGLFTAIEGKAGKVKLQGKIIAPIELKSAKNDLDRPAPGRKLSAVEQGWQYANYTENCRWVIVSNYRELRLYQLTKTPAYFERFLLTDLEAIANFKKLYYLLCRTNFLPKTGQQQSIIDRLLADSDTAQQEITEQLYQDYYNVRINLVNHFCFTGPKNLPNRDNILIEKAQKTLDRILFLAFCQDRGLLPKNTLNNAHDYKDPYHTKLIWDNYKSVFSWVDKGNEDPPIPGYNGGLFEHDPLLDEQLTVPDPLCTQLKNLTKYDFETEVSVDILGHIFEQSITDLEALKAKTQNQDFNQKSGKRKTQGIFYTPAFITQYIVQVALGAYLKQKEDELRDRFQLNITTKTPKKQQKSAEIEFWQTYRDQILKQTKVCDPACGSGAFLIAAFDYLFQDYQRVNQALSSLLITPETELERLDTMILTQNLYGVDLSAESVEITKLSLWLKTAEPGKSLTDLDDNIKQGNSIIADADFTDKPFNWETEFPEVFAKGGFDVVIGNPPYVRQELLSPIKPYLKDHYQSYNGVADLYAYFYEKGLNILKPAGKLSYIVTNKWLKAGYGEPLRRFFIENSTFEQIIDFGHAPIFEDADTFPCIISVYKLSPSQVETTELKTSIPSEFNVKLCPIPKEKLVNINLTQYVQNQGYDVAWSRFTSESWNLERPDVEELMNKIQRVGIPLKDFAGVKPLYGIKTGLNEAFLIDDETKNKIVQADPKSAEIIKPLLRGQDIKRWYSTSENLWIIFTRRGLEIDDYPAIKNHLNSYRQKLEPCPKNWNKNQEGEWLGRKAGHYQWYEIQDAVDYWEILEQPKILYQEINTYPAYTIDRNNYYVNNKVFILPKADFYICGCLNSPLGWWIAYQLFPKMIGDSVTPRGDLMINFPIGEPTDQIRDEVESIVTRLIEITKTNQTANDDVLTWLQIQYKVKKISRKLESFADLSFEELIEEVIKQLPKSKSSDPLGVKGLKSIREAYNEYVPAIQTRKQEALNLEKRLSDLVNQAYQLTPEEIELIWKTAPPRMPFYPS